A region of the Falco biarmicus isolate bFalBia1 chromosome 10, bFalBia1.pri, whole genome shotgun sequence genome:
TATGTTACACATCTAAGATTTACTCTTCTGTCAGGAATTTCCTATATTGAAATGTGAATTCCATTATTAATTCCCCAAGAAGCTGATAAGCTGAAAGATATGTGTATTTCAGCTCATCCCGAAGAGGATATGACCTAAATACCAATTATTATTATAAGCTCATTctacttaaagaaaaatttctccTGAATTTAATTGACTTATTTCTGAGTAGTCTTGCTTCGATTTGGGTATCCACAAGTAATTTCACAATATTGATTAacaactgctgaattttagttTATTGTGTAAAGGTTCAATGATTTTAATCCCATATTGATTCTGGTCTTATTTTGCTTCCAGTGCATTAAAAATATGGCACACTGTAGTTTGGAATCACTTAAGATACAGAACCTCTTATTATGTTACAaaaatttccaaaaataaaatggcctttaaaaaaattttttatatatatatatacacacacacacacacacaccaaccACTCCTCACACCTCTCCAGCCTCCACTCAAAACCCTTCATCAAGTCTGGTAACCTACTTAAGttttctgaaacaagaaaaactttctACAGACTAAACTACAGTATTTACACTTCCAAACTcaatttgctttaaaacaaatgacTATGTATCAGTTTCACTACTGATTCTGTCAGTGTCCTGTAGTCATATCCTTACttagaaaaatatatctgttcCTGAATTAAAGATTTTGGTCTGCGTTTAATTAATACAAAGAATGAGTTTTTGTATTGAAGGACTTTTGGGCAAGTCTGGCAAGACCTTCCACAAAACTCTTCAGTCCCTCTGTAGTCacttagaaaacaaatttattttcttttcaacagaCATGGTTTTGATATACCTACGGCAAATAATAACAGCCATCGCACATCTTACCACATAGTACCTAAGCACCTGTCTCTGGTCCCTTGACTGCAGTCCTGCATAATGAGGCTTCAAATCTTGAAAATTAGAGCAAAGCTTAAatattcattctttctttcagaaatgctgccaTCTAACCACAAAGGAATGAGGGAGGAAAAATCTTTAGTAGTAGCAAGCTCATCAAAGCCTTCTAACTCACACAACAGGATGCTTGTGATAGTTGGGAGAGCAGAGACTAATGTTcatgttggttttgtttctctgaaaaccCCACCACTAAATCATAACAATCATCTCCTGTTCTCTGAGCCAAAATTTAATTAGCTTTGCCGTGAGTGTATTCCAATTCACTCTAATACAGCAGAGACAAACAGTTCACACTGATTTTGACTCAGACCAGCCCGCCAGCATTCAAGGTCACGCTCAAGGTTTAATCCTCATCCATCATTTCCCTATTTATAAAAGTGAGAACAATTTAGTTTTCACAAACTGCTAAAAGACCTGGGAATTCTAACCTGAATTTCATTAATATAAAGACTTAAGTCACAATACAGACTTCGCTGCTCCTGTCTGGCCCAACTACCTTCCAGGTAATGGGAACGTTTGACCCATTCTTAcacatgtttattttattcttatgtTCATGCTTTTAATCTCTACTAGTGAATTGCTCTGGTATAGGCTCACTTAATTAGCTGTTTAGAATCAAATAAATTCATTAAGACCCGTTTCTAGAGTTTGGTACTCAGGACAGCtaaattcagataaaaataaGGTAGTAGAAGTTACACCCATTATGTCATAGTAAGCCTTAAAGACTGGAGTTCTAGAAGATGTGTGAAATCTAGCAAGACAAGAAATGGGATAGCAAAAGATACTCTGCCTTTGATGATATTTCCCTTTGCTAAGAGAAGCTGAACCGGTCCTGTATCTGAACAGCTGACTTTAAGTACACatacacacccccacaccctgCAAACAAAAAGTCATTCCTTCCGCATGAAATCCAATTGGAATTCTTAGACATTTCTGGAGGTAGGCAGTTACCTCCTTGTCTGTTTTGTCATACGTGggccttttcattttttaactaaAAGAAGTAGCCTCCATCTTTACGTTGGTATCCATGCAAGTCTCACTCCACATGCTACTGGGTCTTCACTGCAGTAAGGAAGAATACTCTGTACTGCATTAAGTCATAAATGGAAGTAAGAAGCAGGTCTACAAAACCAATTTGTAGACTGGTATTTCCCCCAAAGTCCTATCAGAATATTGCTCCCACTGAAATTATGATCTTCCAACTAAGGTAGTTTGGGAATCAGGATGATTGACACCTGAAACAGTTTAGTAGACTTGTGAGCTGGAAAATGTGCATGCATGAATTAACAAATACTAACAAATTTCCCCATGGAAGTGGATCTTATTGCCAATTTCTCAAACTAATTGTCAGCAGTCAGtaacataaaaccaaacaaacaaaaaaccccaagcaacaTTTTCAATTTGTACCAAGACTGTCTGATCACACATAAGGGTATTACCGATTTTGCAAACTAGTTTATATTTGCACACCAGGTATTTATTTTCAAGAGTGAGATTATATTAACTGCAAATATGATTCTACTCTGTCTGTTCCTCCCCTAAGGAATTTCAGATCCCTTAGAGATGCTGAATTACTGAACacaatcaaaatgaaaactcCAATGCACAGTACTGAAGGAAATATCTGCACTGGAtggttttgcatttatttttatcttgtgtACCTCCCTTCTCTTGAACAACTTAAAAATGATTTCATTTACCATTTcaatccatttaaaaaacagaattttcaagATGACTATGTCTGTAGGAAAAACTGCTTACTAAGTATCATTTAAAATTGTTCAAAAGTaactaggaaaataaaagaataagaGTATCTAAATTATTAAAGCAGAAAAcgacaaaaaaatccattgcaCTTTAATGAAAGAGAGCTAGGAATACTGTCCGCATCATTTACTGTCTGATATAGCATAAGCTtgtaattaaataaatgaaattcaaATGTGATGTTTTTTCTATCACTTCGAAAGCTCACGTTGCAATACACTGCCTTGCtcatataaatgtatatatacatgcatgtccacacacatgcatataacAGACACACAACTCTAATTCTAACAGCATTAAGTCATGATGACCCTAAAGAATAAATACTACTAATTGGTCCACCAGCTACTTTAAACAAATTTTCAGGGCTGTCACTTGGGTGTTACCAGCTGTCagaacagtatttattttattttctgtaagccTTGGCTCACCTTCCCTCATATACCACAATTCGCAAACACGCTATGTGGTTGGTCCTAAAATATTTAgcctatgattttttttcatttacctctgaaaaagaaatggaaaagaaaaaagaatctgaTTGCGAGTCAACTTTGCAGTAACACTGCACAACCAGTATATTGGTGTCTAAGATACAACACCTCATGTTGTTTTCTCTAGAAATGAAACGATGAAGTATGTATCTAATTTCAGTATGTTCATGATCATTTACATAGGAAAAATACAGTACaattaatttttactatttCATTTCTGTCAGATTAATTCACaatttatagaaataaaaaccagcatgtgaataaatgaaaaataagatctACAGAGTCTAAGGCTCTACACTGCGCTGGAATTATGCACCCCAGTACAAAAACTGTCACTACAAGTGACTTTTAGAtcatggggaggagggggagaataaaatacacttttgtaCTTACCATTAGTGATCACTTGAAAATCTACATGAATTTTAGTtagcaaaaaatgaaacaagcatTGATTCTTTGAGGACAAGTCATAAACAAATCCCACAGTAacacagcactggaaaagaAGAACGTCAAAAGGCTTACCAGGGCTTCCGATTTAATTGTTGGCCTGACCATAAAGTTTGGGTCAGGATGCAGCATGACTGGTTTAGAGACTATTGGTACCCCTGGATGTCGTTGAGTAGGAGGACTTGGAGCAAGTTGCTATGGggttaatttaaagaaaattacaattCATAATGTAGTTCGTGCAAATCCATCATTTCACCAAGAACGCTTCAATTCAAACAGTTTATGGTAATGCACTGAATGACACTAATACAACAAAAGgcttacagaattattttaactaAGACTTACAAAGtcaacaaaccaaaacataatTTCTCTTGCATCCAAATCGTAGCTTTTCTCCCTAAACTCCTCACTTCACTAGCAAGATTATGGAAAAATCTCATCCCTGCTTTTGGCATTTATCCCATAAAGGCAATGAACTGAATAAGAAACtacagggggaagaaaaatgctacAGTTGAGTGTAAGAACATAGTGAAcctgaaaatgagattttaactAATCTATTGCTAAATAGACCTTGTAAGATGAAATTCACCAGGACTGCAGCGATCAGCTTTCCACAGAGAATTTCAAGATAGCTTATCTTGACTTCAGAGCAAGGGTTAGTTACGCTAATTACCTACCCTTGACTCTACAAAGCGTGGATACCCAGAGACATCTGAGACATAATCATGCAGCATGTACTAACCCCATTGTACACTTAGTCAAAATTCCCACTGACGTCAATCATAGTTTTATTCTAGAAAAGAGTTCAAAACTGAGCCCCATGGGTTTAGTTTCTGACTTAATCCCAGCAACTGTCTGCACACTTTTTTCAATGTTTCTCATAGGAAATGTGATATATTCCAGATATCACTCATATAGTACAAGCTGTATcctctgaaattatttaaatggcTTCCAGCAAATTGGTtaagccactttttttttttttccttggtagGGGAATTTTGGGCATGGGCTTTTTTCGTTTGTCTCCCCAGcccccatttaaaaaaaaaaaagttttggaaCCAGATCTTTTAAGTCCCTGTGGATATCCCTCAGCTAACATTGTTCCACACCACAAAATACATAGTATTGTTAAGTTTTCTGATCTTAAAAGAATCAGCAGGTTCACAAATATTGACCCGTTTAAGTTGCACTGGAACTGGATGATTCCTCCTAGAGTTGCACAATTTACAGACAGTCTTTCCTACAGTGCCTCAGAATGGGGAAACCTGACATCCAGCCATACTTAATCAAAATCAGGGCAAAGAGTTATCAAACAgatgtttcttctgaaaagaaagcttACTTCTTAGAACCcgttacatttaaaatatagtttGGTCCTAGCTCCTTTTGTCTGTCTTGACAGAAGAACAAAGTCTGTGCTCCGTGACATGCAGACAACACACAAACATGGACCATGTGTTGCTGAAGTGTTGAAATATGAAGTTCTCAGACCACTAAGAGTCACTTCCACTACCTGGTATTAGGTATCTTGTAACACATCAATGGATCCACACACATGAATGCAAgtgctgaattttaaataaatcaacCACGCAGAGTCAAACCCTTGACATTAGCATTACATGGGAAGTTCATAAAACTACAGCCATTATTAATGGTACACGACATACCAGCGGATTGCTTGACACAGAAGATACTTTGCCGACGTGGGAGGTGCTTCTTACAACCTAAACAGTAGCAGACTTAGTACTGGGTTCATATAAAGCATACAGCTAGCAATAATTTGGAGAAACAGATCCATTTATACCAGGTATTTTAATAGTTAGTTGTAAAGAATGTAACTGACAGGATTTAATTCCTTGTCAAGTATTTGTTCGAGCTGAATTTAAATgatctaggaaaaaaatcccacttagCAACATAGAGATGATTTACCAGTTTGAGTAATATTAGAAAAGTAAACTTGTGGGACaagaattctcttttttttggttttagcaGGCATAATCACTGAAGTCAAATAAGTGCACTGCTGCTTCTTATCTGTGGTGTTAAAAACCAACTtgttaaaaagcagcaaggatAAGTTgtccagcttctgctttttcttccatttctgaagCCACAGCAGGAATACTGAGTTATCTACGTATAAACAAAGCAGCTTTGGCTCATTATTAATACTTTGCTACAAGTTTAATCTTTCCTCACGTACACTAATTATATTCAGTGAAAACCGACTTATTTTTGAAGGCTACATCGTTGTTGTTGTTACCAgatgtatttttcctgaattattAACCTCTTTAACATATCTAGCAATGAAAAACTGCCAGAAACACATATACAAATATAAGTGTTTGGGGTCAGATCCAATATGGCAgttcctgtatttcttcttctatCTGAATATTTCTATTAACATTAGGAGAACGTATTTCTCCTCTGAATGCTAGTATTTTGTACACTTGTGTCATTTtacatcatttttattttgcaagtaaCTTGGAAAACCTGTTACGTATAAGAACATCTGACATCTCCATTTCAGTGGATCTAGCATATTCTTGACACTTCAAACATACAAACCACATAGATCGAGCACTATCACAGGTCTACTTAAGTTTATAAGAAGAGAGTCATAGTTCACATTAGGGCAATTATTCATGTTAGATATAATCTGCCAGTCCCCCCCAAGAAGTGATTAACTTGCATATCCTTTCCCACTCCAACCAGAATCATGCAAAGGCAAAGCCTAGTATTTCCAagtaaacatgcaaaaaaaatgaacacCAACAATGCAGTCAGTCAATCCATGCAGAAAAATGAATAGGAAAGAAATGACCATACGGAATCCTCTTCTGCTGTTTGAAACACACAACCTTCTGCCACAAAAACGAGTACACTAATCCCATACAGGGCTCAGCAAAGATAATTATGGTGAAACAGCTGCCACTTCTCAGGTGAGCTGTGGCACAAGACTTCTTACATTTGATCATCTTTTGGACTGAGATTGAAAGAAGGATAAAGTCAGAATGTTTTCTCAAAGAAATCTTGAACTCGGGTGGGCTAAAAAAGTCAAACCTGATTACCAGCTCTTGCTCATTTATAAGTATTTTACTGGTAATTTATACAGTGttgatgttttaaaagtttGACTTTCTGATTTTAAGCTAATTTTCTTTGTCCACCTAACAAAGCAATTTGATGACATATTTCAAACACTTTCACAAGTCATTTTCactgcacaaatatttttcttaaatttaacTATGACTTAAATCTGCTGTTGccattgcttatttttaatgtatgtttaAACACTCAAGTCCAAATTGTCTTTTTAACTGATACATTCTGCCCTAGATACCTGCATGTGGTAGGATTATGTGTGTAGGgaggagaaagcaaaacctcttgacttaaatgtaaaataaaataaaataaaaagtacttcTAGACTGCATTCAGTACTACAAAACTAcctcattcctttttttaacattgcatATGACAGATGGGTAGATCCAGTGGATAAAGTGGGTgatggagcagggcagggaggccAGGCAGGGGAATGGTAAAGGTGCATGCATCCAAACAGATCATGAGGTCACCTGGGAAGCTGGTGTTACTGCCAGGGCTGGACCTCTTGAAAGTGGAACATTTGATGTAGGAAGTGCATGAGCTGATGATGCTGGAGTAACagtgggggggggtgggggtagtGGAGGCGGTGCCACACGTTGTTTAGGCTTGTCAACTTCATCTAAGTTTATATCATCAAGATCTGTGGTATGAAGCTGCAGGCCACCAGCAAAACGCCGCATTGATGTGgcagaaggagaagcagaaggacGTCCACTTGCCAGCTATGTGCAACAGAACAGAAATCTGCCTTAACAGTTCATCTGCCTGCAACAgctctgaagaaataaatggcAAATCCTAAAACATTGCTCAGCCTAACTGCTCCTGCACAGGAAGCTCTGGGCTTGTCCCGCACAGAATATACATACACTTTTTCtctaaaagcctttttaaaagcaCTCCCTGGGATTCCCAAGAAGTGTTGTGACAGCAGCCTTGGCTGTTGGGGCAGGGGgaatgacacaaaaaaaaaaccaaacgaaaacaccaccaccaccaccccccatccaaaaccaaaaagcaaacacataaAAACCCCACCTAACTGCATGGAGACTTCAGAAGGTAAAACCATAGGACAGGACAGATCACAGAACTCTTGCCTCCAAGTCTTgtgaagagaaagcaagaatcGCTCCTTGCAAAGGT
Encoded here:
- the LOC130156412 gene encoding harmonin-like; this translates as MEFEQKLAKEKEGMLEKEKQLKINRLVQEVSETEREDLEESEKVQHWVERLCQTRLEQISSVENESPELASGRPSASPSATSMRRFAGGLQLHTTDLDDINLDEVDKPKQRVAPPPLPPPPPTVTPASSAHALPTSNVPLSRGPALAVTPASQVTS